In the genome of Bacteroides mediterraneensis, the window GCAGGCCATTGCTTCCACAATGGTGTTGGGCAGGTTGTCTTGCAGTGAAGGGGTCACGTAGAGGTCGACGGCATTATAGATATCCACCAGCTCCTTTTCGTTGCTGACGTAGTTCATCGGGTAGATGGGGAAGGGGAAGAGTGACTTGCACTGTTCGGCTTGGCTTCCCAGCACCACTACGCCTAATTGCCGACTGAGTTCAGGCTCTTGTCGGGACAGCAGTTTGCAGGCTTCTATCAGGTAATCGATGCCTTTCCGTTTGTCGGTGATTTTCATGGAACCGAACAACAACAGCTTTTTGTCGGTGGGAAGATGCAGCTTTTCACGCGCGAATTTCTTGGCCCGTGGCTTGAACAGATTGGTATTGATGGCATTAGGGATATTGGTGATGGCGTGCCCCTGGAGCAAGGAACTTTTCCGGGCCATGGCTTCCAGCCACCGGCTGCAGGCGATGAACGTGATGGGGGCTGTGGCATACAGTTTTTGTTTCTTGCGGAAGGTCTTTTCCGACAAGTCATGGCGGTGAGGTTTCAGCAGGAGCGGGCAGTTGTGGCATTCCGTGGTGTATTTCTCACATTCTCCTGAATAGTGGCAAATGCCGGTAAAAGGCCACATGTCGTGCAGCGTCCATACTACGGGCTTGCCCGAAGAAAGGATACGTTGTATGTCCTTTAAAGAAAGCATCCCCTGATTGATCCAGTGCAGGTGGATGACATCGGCCTGGCGAAATTCGGGTAGGGAAGTGATGTCCGTGCCCGTGTTGGCGATGTCGACAGCGAACAGGTTGTGGCGCTTGAAACCGTTGGCTGCCCAGATGACAATGCGTTCCCACGTGAATTGCCAGATTCTACGCCATGATTTCTTGAGTGAGACAACGGTTACCTGGTCGGTCTGTTTGTTGCGGACCAGCATTTTGGCTTTTATCCCGTTGTTTTTCAGGGCTTCCATCAGCCGGTTGGCCGCAATGGCGGCACCTCCTATGCGTTCAGCAGTATTGATGATAAGTACTCTCATGGCGTGTCGTTCAAATTTTCTGCAAAGTTAGGAGTTTTTTGCACTTATGTGCAACAGTCTTTCGGCAATTTCCTTACTGAATAGAGCCAAATTAAATCGTTCTTCTCCTAATTTCCGGGCATTTCTTCCCATTCGTTCTGCATCTTCCGGATGGGTATGCAGGTAACGGATGGCTTTTACCCAGCCTTCCACATCACCATATTCCACCGCAATGCCGATTCCTTCTTTTTCAATGTCAATCTCGAAGTTGGGATTCTTTGAGCAGATGACCGGGATGCCCAGTGCGTATGCTTCCACTAAGGTGGTGAGTCCTACGGTATAAGGAAAGTCCAGACAGCAGATGACAATGGCTTTTTTCCGGGCCACTTTCTTTGCCAGCTCGTAAGGGATGACTCCTTCGGTGTAGTGGATGTGGATGTTGTCGGTCAGTGTCAGGCTGTCGGCTATCTGTTTGTAATTGAGATAGCCACATTCTTCCGCAATGAAGACCTCCAGGTCTTCCTCCGTCTGTGAGAAAGCTTCCAGCATGGTTTTCAGGTCGCGGTTTTCCTTTCCGGTCGAGATGTAGCCTTCCCGTGGTTGTGGGGGAAGTTCTTTGAGCAGGTGGTCGTAGAAAGCCAGATCCGGCCCCCAGTGAATCAGCTCCAGCTTATGTTCCGGCACTTTGTGGGTGGCGATGGAATCTTGAATCAGTTTCCGGCTGAAGAGGAACATGTGGTCGATGCCCCGGTAGAAGAAACGGGAGATGGCTTCTTTCAGCCGATGAGGTGACTTGCGCAAAGCGGTGTGATGCCATATCACAATGGGTTTCCGATACAGGCCGAGGGCTCGTAAGAAGATTATCAGTTCCAAACCCCGGAAAGAGGTGCCGTAAAGCACCTCATATTTCTCTTTGCAGAAAAGAATTTCTTTGGTAGCATAGAGCATCAGTTTCCATCGGCTGGAAAAGGCTTTATAACGGTGCATGACCGACTGGATGCCGTAGTTTTCCAGCAAAGGCAAGCCATACAGAATATGTCCGGGAAAGCGGAAGTCTTTCCATTCTTCATAACTTTCCCGTGTGAGACGGGTGTGATAGAAATAAATATTGAGTTTTGGGTTCATGTCTCAGGTATTAACGCCATTTGTTACGTCCTAACCATTTATTGATGCGGTTGATCAATGCTTTTCCAATGTTCTTGAAATTTCCGTGGCATAGGTTCAAGTAGAGCTCTTCGAACGAGCGTCCGATTTTAATCCACGGATGTCCCCAGGCCATGATGCGGAACATCCGATTTTTGTAGCCCACATTCTCAATGACATAACGCGGGTGTTTCAGCGGGAAGTTCAGTTCATGGCGCTGCATGGTAAAAATGCGGCGATATCCTCTTGGGAGCAAGTCGTTGCTTCCGCCAAAGTGAGTGGAACCGGCGGTAGCTCCCAGGTTATTAATCATGTTCCTGGACGGGACAATGCTCAGGCCGGAATTAAAGAATATGGCTGCATGAAAGATTGTTTCATAATAAGCTTTCCCGCTTTCCCGATGGTGACGGCAAAACTCGATAAATTCTTTCTGGTATTTTCTTTCTTTGATGTATTCTTCCAGTTGTTGCAGGTTGAAAGCATCGTCCAGGAAACTATAGTGTTCATCCCATTGGTCGATGACACGACGCCAGCTGGCCCATCCTGAGATGGAGAAAGTCGTAGCAAAGAAATAATCGTACGGCATGTCTTTACTGATTTCATCGTAGTTTATTCCCGTAATCATACTGATACGTGTGTCATGCTCATATTTGTCCAGCAGTTCTTTGCAGAATGGGAAAAAGGAGAGTGAAGGAATGTCATCGTCTTCAAGTACAATGCATTTCTCGACAATGGAAAAGGCCCATTTTTGAGAAAGATATTCAGATGGGTCACAACCAAAATTCTTTTCCTGGTACCATTGATGCACTTCACATTCCCAGTCTATTTCATCGACTATCTTTCGGCAAGCCAAAATGCCGGGCATATCTTTTTCTCCTCTTGGGCCATCCTGATAGAGGAACAGCTTGGAAGGACGGGCCTTTTTAACTTGTTCGAATACGGCAGACAGAGGTTCAGGGCGGTTGAAAAACAGAATCAATACGGCCACATCAACAAGGGCCGGATTGCTATGTATGAGTTTATTTGTTGTTTCCATGGTTTATAAGTTCCGGATGTACATAAATGGCATGTATCTTGCGTTTATCCTCTGGCGGGATTTCCATATAATTCTTGTAGAGGTCTTTCAGGTAGGCGTCCGGGTTGTGCGGAGCCGGAAATTCTTTTCCTTCAAAGGTCATGCGGCCCAGCGGGAAGATGGAGTCTTTGCGGTGCATGATGCCGTATCCGTTGTTGATAAGGATATTGGACATGTAGGTATCTTTGGGATAAAGAAGGTTGAGCAATCCCCAGAGGGTCCGATAGAGACCGTATTTGGCATGAAACCAGAAGTATTCGGCAAAGGCACGCAAGGAATAGTAGTGCGCCTTGTGCAGGATGGAGTAGCTGGTAGAAATGCCTTTGGTCAGTTTTTTTACCCACGATTTCGGTACGCTGGGATAATCAATAAAGGGGAAGATGTCGATGTACAGTCCCTTCTGGTAGGGGGCCTGCATGTTATCTCCGCTTTCGATGTACAGCGAGTTCAGGTCGCGCACCTTGACAATCGGTTCCTTGTGGGTAGGGTCGCTTTCCGAAGTTTGCAGGAAGAGTCCTTCGCGCAGTTCCTGAGGGGCTACGCGGATAAACTCTTTCAGCCCTTCCAAGGTCATGGCGATGTCGATGTCGTCGTCCCAGGGGATGAATCCTCCGTGACGGATGGCTCCCAGCAGGCTGCCGCCATCCAGCCAGTAGTCAATCCGGTGCTTCCGGCAGATGCGGTCTACTTCTTCCAGGATGGAGAGCTGCTTTAATTGGCAAACTCTCAGGTTTTGCTTTACATATTCAGTCAGGAACGGATTGTTCATAATGTTTCCCGTTTTACGTCAATCACTTGTCCGGTATAGTCGGAGGCTAAGGTTCTCAGGGTGGCTTCGGCCACTTTCTCTGCCGATAGCAGACTGTCTTCCGGTTCAATGCCGAAGTTATGTACCCGCATCGGGGTCTTGGTCCGTTCCGGGTTGATACAGTTGATATGGATACCGAAACTTTCCCATTCTTGGGCAATGGCCTGTACAAAGTTCACGATGGCCGCCTTTGTCGACGAATAGATGCTGTAGAAAGCCCGTCCACGGGTGTAAGAGCTGGATGTGAAGAAAATCAGTTGTCCCTTGGTCTCTTTCAGGTAGGGGAAGGCTTCCAGGGCCACGTTGACCGTACCCATGTAGTTGGTCTGTACAGCCGACTGGATGGTCTCGTAAGAGGTGGAAATCAACGGTTCTTTGTTGAGTACACCGGCCGTATTGACTACGAAATCAATGCGTTTCTCTTTCTGGTAGACCGATTCCAAGGCTTCCTTCACTGCCTGTCGGTTACCTACATCCGTATGGTTGAGGCTGCGGGAGAAACAGTACACCTTTCCGCCTTTTTCCTGCAGCATGCGGGCGGTCTCAGCGCCGATACCATAGCTTCCTCCGAAGATGACAGCCACTTTGTCGCGGAAAGTCTCTTCTTGAATTGGTTCGTGGTTCAGCTCACTTTTCCGGAGCTGGAAGAACTTGTCGAGCAGATACGTATCCTCCTTGTAGGTCAGCTTCATGTTGCTTTCTTCCCCTTGTACCACGTAGATGGGTACTTCCGGCAGATATTTCTTCACTACGCCACAGTCGTCCGTCACTTTGAAGTTCGGGTCTTTCAGCGCAATCTGGTAGGCCTTCCGGATGGTGTCGATAGCAAAAGCCTGCGGAGTCTGTCCGCGTCTCAGTCGGGAACGGTCTGGAATCTGGCAGATGAAATCGTCTTCCACCTCGATGATGGTATCGGCAGAAGGCAGGGCCACGTCAATCGCCTCATATTTGTCGAGCGCTTCAATCACGTCGTTGAGGATGCGCTGGCTGATGAGCGGGCGTACGGCGTCATGAAAAATCAGGTTGACATCACTGTCGGCGTAGGCTTCAATGGCAGAAAGGCTGGAATCGTACCGTTCTTTTCCTCCTTTGAGGATTTTCTTGATTTTCTTCCATCCGTTTTTGATGACGATGTTCTCAAATTCAGAAATATAGAACGGGTTGGAGACGATGGCAATCTCGTCGATGTGGGGATTGCGTTCGAAGGCGTCTACCGTGTGTTCCACGACCATCTTTCCGGCCACCTTGAAGAATTGTTTGGGAGTGGAAAGTCCCAGTCGGCTTCCTACCCCTCCGGCTAATATGACTGCAATGTTCTTTTTCATGCGTGTATGGACGATAAATTGTGACAAAAATACGAAATCTTGCTCACCTCTCCAATTTAAAGGTAAAAATAAGTATTCCCGTAGGCCCGTATCATCGGATAGCAGAAACTCCTTACGTAACTGAGTACTCCTTTCTGCTGTGGATAGAAGTAAATCAGGTGTTTGAACCGCATGCAAAGCAGACACAGACGGCACAGGCTGATTGGATCTCTTTTCAGCAAGAGGCCACTGAGTTGATAGGCCAGGGTGTGCTTGTCCTTACTGGTATGCCGGTGGATGTAGCCGTAGAAAAACTGCCAGGTGGTCAGTCGCTGTTGCTCACGGAACTTGCGGAAACCATAGACATAGGGTTGCCAGGTCGGTTTCTTCACCAGATAAGCTGCATATTGCGCGTTAAGCCGGTTGATGGCGGAGCCTTGGTGCGGGCGGTGCCAGTTAAGGGGCTCGTTTACGCAGGCGATGCCTTTTCCCAGTTGGGCATTGACGCTCAGCCACCAGTCGTAGAGGATGTGCTCGTCCCATTCCGTAAAAACCTGCCGGATGAAGTCACGGGTCAGCAGCATACTGTGTCCGGGGGTACTGTCGTAAAACAGCAGGTATTCCAGGTTGTGGCGGGGAATGACTGTTTTTTTCATTTGCCCTTCCTGATAAGTGGGGTCGGTGTGATAGCCGGAAATGCAGAGGTCGTGCGTACCGATGGCTTGTACCTGTTTGGCGATTTTTTCCGGGTACCAGATATCGTCCTGGTCGGCAATGGCGATGAAATCTCCGGTGGCCTTTTTCAGTGCATTCTCAAAGTTACGGTTGAAGCCGAGGTTTTGCGGATGCTGTTCAATCCGGATAAAAGGATATTGCGCGGCATATTCCCGGGCGATGTCCAACGTATGGTCGGTAGACCCATCGTCCTGAATAATCAGTTCGTGGATGGGATAAGTCTGGCAGACGATGCTGTCCAGCTGTGTTTTCAGGAAGCGTTCGCCGTTGTAGGAGCAGAGTACGATGGATACAGTTTTCATTTAGCTTTTCTTTTTGAGCAAGTAGTTCAGGCTTTCTTTGAAGGTAACGGAACCGCTGAGCCAGATAATGAGCGGATACAGTATTCCGGCAGAGAGGATTTTCAGGGTCACCAGCCAATAAATGTTCTCGATGGAACGGGTCAGGAAATAGACACCTCCCATGATCAGGGCGGCGATGAGGCCGAACGAACAGACATCTTTCACGGCATGGAAGAGGCTGAGCCTGATTTCCCTCCACACGAAATAGTGCCATACCAGCAGCCACCCCACATTGATGGCGATATATACCAGAATCATGCGGTGGATGCCGTATGGATAGAGCAGGTACATCACCACGAGCTGGCTGGTGCCCTGTGCGATGGTGTTCCACATGAAGAGGTTGGATTTTCCCTTGCTGATGAGCAGGTTGGTGTAGAGGTTGGTCACTGGCAGGAAGGCCCCCCCTATGGCCAACAGTTGCAGGATGTGGGCACTGGGCAGCCATTTGCTGCCGATGGTCAGGGTTATCATCTCCGGGGCGATGAGGGACAGGCCCAGCATCACCGGGAAAGAGATGAAGGCCGTAAAGCGGAGCATCTTGCGGAACACACGGCACTGGCGTTCAGAGTCGTCGGCCACCTGGCGCAGTACAGGAAGGGCCACACTGCTCACCATACCCGTAATCAAGGAGTGCCCCATCAGGTTCCATTTGTTGGCCTGATTGAACTGTCCTACCTCTCGTTCAGAGTAGTAACGTCCTAAGATGATGGAGAACAGGTTGTTGTTGATGTGGTTGAAAATATTGGTCAGCAGGAGTTTGCTGCTGAAGCCGACCATGCTTCTCAGGGGACTGAAATCAAAATTGAACGTCGGTCGCCAGGGCGAGAAATACAGGTAGCACAGGTTGATGACCGCCACGTAGACAATGCTTTGCGTGGCAATTCCCCAGTAAGAATAGCCCAGCAGGGCCATGGTGACACCGGTGGTACCGGATACCAGCAGGGCAATGATGCTCGACAAGGCTTTCTGTTTCACCATCAGGTTGCGGAAGAGATAAGCACTATGTGGAATCCCCAAGCTGGCAATGAAGAAGCCCAGGAACGAGTAACGCGCCAAGGGAACCAGTGCATCGTTGTGGTAAAAATCGGCGATAAGCGGGGCACATCCGGCCAGAATCAGGTAGAGAGTCAGGCTCAGTCCGCTGCAGAACCAGAATACCGCGTTGTAATCCTGGTGCGTAATCTCTTTCTTGTTGACCAAAGCCGCGGTGAATCCGCTTTCCTGCAAAGAGCCGGCAATCAGGGAGAAAATGCTCAGCATGCCCACCATTCCGTAGTCGCTGTCGTTCAGAATGCGGGCTGTCACGATGCCGAAGGCCAGGTTCAGTACCTGCATGGCTCCGTTGTTGATACCTCCCCAAAGTAGTCCTTTGGCGGTTTTTTCTTTTAAAGAGTGTTCGGGCATGCTCGTTTCTTGGATGTAATGGAACAAACCACGCAGACCTCCATGGACGGGCCAAAGAAATCTGCGTGAGTCTGTTTGTATATAAAATGGAGTGGGAGAGGCGGGATTATTTCACCTCGCTTCCCGGTTTTACTTCGTTCAAAGTGGTTGTCACGGACAAGGAACCGTCGAAGTTTTCTGCGCTGAGAATCATACCTTCGCTTACCAGTCCGTTCTTGAACTGACGCGGAGCCAGGTTGGCAATGAACAGCACCTGCTTGCCCACCAGTTCTTCCGGTTTGTAGTGCTGGGCAATTCCGCTGACGATGGTACGGTTTTCCAGTCCGTCGGCAATCTTGAATTTCAGCAGCTTCTTCATCTTGGGTACGTTTTCACATTCCAGCACCGTACCTACACGGATGTCCAGCTTTTCAAATTCCTCGAATGCGATGGTCGGTTTGATGGGGTTGGCCTTGTAGTTGGCTGCCTCGTTGGCTTTCTTGGTAGCCAGCAGTTTGTCCACCTGTGCCTGAATCACATCATCTTCAATCTTTTCGAACAGCAGTTCCGCCTTGTTCAGCTGATGACCTTCCGCCAGCAGGTCGGTACGTCCCAGCTGTTCCCAGTCGAAGCTTTCCAGGTTCAGCATCTTGCGCAGTTTTTCAGAGCTGAACGGCAGGAACGGTTCGAAAGCGATAGACAGGTTGGCTACCAGCTGCAAGGCAATGTTCAGGATGGTTGCCACCCGTCCCATGTCGGTCTTGGCCAGTTTCCAAGGTTCAGTATCGGCCAGGTATTTGTTTCCGATGCGGGCCAGGTTCATGGCTTCCTTCTGTGCATCGCGGAACTTGAACACGTTCAGCAGTTTTTCCACTTCTGCTTTTACGTCGGCAAATTCTTTCAAGGTGTCACGGTCGTAGTCGTTCAGTTCACCGCAGGCCGGTACCTTGCCGTCAAAGTATTTGTGCGTCAGTACCAGGGCACGGTTTACGAAGTTTCCATATACCGCTACCAGTTCGTTGTTGTTGCGAGCCTGGAAATCTTTCCAGGTGAAGTCGTTGTCTTTGGTTTCCGGAGCGTTGGCAGTCAGCACGTAACGCAGCACATCCTGTTTGCCCGGGAAGTCCTGAAGGTATTCGTGCAACCATACGGCCCAGTTGCGTGAAGTAGAAATCTTGTCGCCTTCCAGGTTCAGGAACTCGTTGGCGGGTACGTTGTCCGGAAGGATGTAGCTTCCTTCGGCTTTCAGCATGGCCGGGAACACGATACAGTGGAACACGATATTGTCTTTTCCGATGAAATGAATCAGGCGGGTTTCAGGGTCTTTCCACCATTTTTCCCATGAATCGGGCAGCAGTTCCTTGGTGTTGGAGATATAGCCGATAGGCGCATCGAACCATACGTAGAGCACTTTGCCTTCTGCGCCTTCCACCGGTACCGGAATACCCCAGTCGAGGTCACGGCTCACGGCACGCGGCTGAAGTCCCATGTCCAGCCAGCTCTTGCACTGTCCGTACACGTTCGGGCGCCATTCCTTGTGGTCTTCCAGAATCCACTTGCGCAGCCATCCTTCGTGTTTGTCCAGTGGCAAGTACCAGTGTTTGGTTTCCTTCATGACCGGCTGGCTTCCACTGATGGCACTCTTCGGGTTGATTAGTTCAGTAGGCGACAAAGTGCTGCCGCATTTTTCGCACTGGTCACCGTAGGCACCTTGTGCATGGCAGCGCGGACATTCTCCCGTAATGTAACGGTCGGCCAGAAAGGTATGTGCTTCTTCGTCGTAATACTGCATGGAAGTCTTTTCGATGAATTCATGCTTGTCGTACAGTTTGCGGAAGAAATCAGAAGCCATTTGGTGATGCGTCGGAGAAGAAGTACGTCCGTACACATCGAATGAAATACCAAATTCCTTGAAAGAATCCTTGATGAGAGTGTGGTAGCGGTCCACAATGTCCTGTGGGGTAACTCCTTCCTTCTTGGCGCGGATGGTGATGGGCACCCCGTGTTCGTCAGAACCACCAATGAAGAGCACATCCTCTTTTTTCAGGCGCAGGTAGCGCACATAAATATCGGCCGGTACGTAGACACCTGCCAGATGGCCGATATGGACCGGGCCGTTGGCATAGGGCAGCGCCGATGTCACGGTCGTCCGTTTGAATTTCTTTTCCATATACGTATATAGTTTATTTTTAAGTTGCAACCTTACGGTTTGCAAAGATAGCGAAAGGCGAGGGCAGAGACAAAAGAAAAACAAAGTTTTTCGATTTGGCTATACCGAGCTGTTTCCTATCTTAATCAAAAGAGGGCGGTTATTGGGCAATTATATTGATAGAAAGGAGTTAGGAGTTGTTTGCCTTGAAGACTGATAGACAAACATGCATAATATGAAAATGACTTGGAGAATATTGCTATTCGGCCTTGAGATTTTTATGTTTCCCATGAGCGAAACGTATGTTTCCCTATTGGAAAACGTAAGTTTCCGCCACGGGAAATGTACGTTTCCCGGCAGGGAAACATAAAAAACTAAGGATGTTGTGTCGAATGTCACGACTTATTTTTGCTTTCTATGGGATATATAGAAACAGTACTTCGGTAAATTTAAAAAAAGATCGGCATTAGTCGGTCCAAAACATATACATTGCTGACAGATTATTAATCTCCAAAGGCAGCATAAGCTTTCGCAATGCTGTCCGTACAAAGAATGGAGATACCCGAATCGTATATCTTCCTATACTCCCCTACAGCGTCAGGCATCAGATCCATCCGGCCCTGCGCGCTGAAAGATATCGGTACCTTCATTTCATTGATACAGTCATAATACGACTGTTCTTGAACCACTTTCGGCACTAAGGCTATGAGCCTGTCAGTCGGAATGCCTGATTTCTTGATTTTCAGGATGTCCTCGCGGCTGTTGAACCCAAGTGCTATCAACAGTTCGGGATATTTCCGATGCATGTTCACTCCATCGTCAACCGAATAACATATCACAACCACTTCATGCAGCATGCCCGTCTGCTTCACAATATCCATCATAATATCCGGGTCAGTACCCGGTTTCATGTCAAGCATAACAGCCACTTTCCCCTTTGCCTTCAACAGCACATCCTTCAACAAAGGAATTCTTTGCCCTTTCAATACATTGCCACAGGCATCTTTCAGTTCCAGCCGGTTCAATTCACGATAGGTATAGGCATCAGGACGCCCCTTCCCCGTCGTTGTACGGTCCAGTGTCTCGTCGTGCAACAGGACAGCTTTCCCGTCGGCCGTAATCCGAACATCAATTTCCTGTATAGCATCCGGATAGTGTTTCATGTTATATTCCAATGTTTCCATGGAGTTTTCAGCATATCCCTTCATCAGAGGAGACATGCGGTGGGCCATCACTATCGGCTTGTGCAGGCTCGAGTACAAACGTATCAGTTCCTTCACATTGCCCGTATAATTTTGTGCCTGGACGCCCCTGCAGACAATACCCAGACAGACAAATAACAGAACTAAAAATTTTGTTTTCATCTTTCTTCTATTATATTTTAATGCATGCTCAAGGTTCCAGTAGGTCTGACACCTGGTCGAGATTGCCGTCGCAGGGCGCGGGCTCGATATCCAGCAGATAGGCAAGGAGCGGATAGATGCAGGTGTTGTCGAACAGCTCGGTGCGCACATATCCACGCTTGAAGTTGGGGCCTTCGGCCCGGAAGGGTACGTAAAGGTCTGACGCCGTGGGGTCGAAACCGTGGTTACCGGGTTTCACCCGCCCGTCTTCAGACACCAGCCAGCCGTTGTCGGGCAGGGCCACGATGGGAGCCACGTTGGGGTTAGAGCCGTAACGCAGGTAGGCAGGTACGTCTTCCCGATGCCACACGCGCAGGTGGGGCACCCGTTTCAGAGCCTTCAGGATGTCGTCCTCGTGTCCGGCCTTGGGGAAGATCAGCGTGGGCAGGTCGGCCAGTACGCGCTCGCACCAGTCGGGCTGCAGATACTCCGAGAGGCGGATGATACGCTCCGGCGAAGTGGCGGTCATGCCGTGGTCCGAGGTGACGATGAAGTTGATGTCCTCGCCTTCGGGTAAGGCACGCAGTCGGTTATACAGAACAGCCAGCAGCGAGTCCAATTTTTCCACTGTTTGGCGGGTCTCATGCGAAGCTGGGCCGTAGCGGTGGCCGCTGCTGTCGGGTTCGTCGAAATAGAGCATGACGAGCTGCGGCCGGCGGTCCTGGGGCATCGTTAGCAACCGCTCCACCTCGTCGAGGCGTTCGCTGTAGGTCAGCAGGGGT includes:
- a CDS encoding ectonucleotide pyrophosphatase/phosphodiesterase — encoded protein: MRKFVLFIFLFVALGLYAARHTTVIVSLDGFRWDYPQMYDTPFLDSLGRRGVRAVMRPSFPSKTFPNHYTLATGLVPDHHGIIANKFYDVASGRTFSIGDKMTGKDGSFYGGEPIWLTARRQGIRVGVVYWPGSDVAIREQYPDYYHDYAKKPLLTYSERLDEVERLLTMPQDRRPQLVMLYFDEPDSSGHRYGPASHETRQTVEKLDSLLAVLYNRLRALPEGEDINFIVTSDHGMTATSPERIIRLSEYLQPDWCERVLADLPTLIFPKAGHEDDILKALKRVPHLRVWHREDVPAYLRYGSNPNVAPIVALPDNGWLVSEDGRVKPGNHGFDPTASDLYVPFRAEGPNFKRGYVRTELFDNTCIYPLLAYLLDIEPAPCDGNLDQVSDLLEP
- a CDS encoding glycerophosphodiester phosphodiesterase family protein → MKTKFLVLLFVCLGIVCRGVQAQNYTGNVKELIRLYSSLHKPIVMAHRMSPLMKGYAENSMETLEYNMKHYPDAIQEIDVRITADGKAVLLHDETLDRTTTGKGRPDAYTYRELNRLELKDACGNVLKGQRIPLLKDVLLKAKGKVAVMLDMKPGTDPDIMMDIVKQTGMLHEVVVICYSVDDGVNMHRKYPELLIALGFNSREDILKIKKSGIPTDRLIALVPKVVQEQSYYDCINEMKVPISFSAQGRMDLMPDAVGEYRKIYDSGISILCTDSIAKAYAAFGD